In Musa acuminata AAA Group cultivar baxijiao chromosome BXJ3-9, Cavendish_Baxijiao_AAA, whole genome shotgun sequence, a single genomic region encodes these proteins:
- the LOC135648363 gene encoding GATA transcription factor 8-like isoform X1, producing the protein MEDGLGDLFDHIEDLLDFPDDVLGLAEPCGHNGGLLLPSLPVPAANGLPGGVGDDALHGFTTRSNNKFSGEEHKLGSCDELDIVQLEWMSKFLDDSDSFSLDLPSCDGINNNANGEDNGVQTKARGHHSFFRTSSPVSVLEADTIGGGGGGDSYSSSSSSSSTSASYSNRGNDTTILLPPLSPPEPPSVLVVPARARSKRPRPATFSPRHHVAAPYLPPSSDAVPVPNPLSAATSSDPESIGETCPAPPPPKKKKCKKKSPATAATADGEESGPPPPVRKCMHCEIQKTPQWRAGPMGPKTLCNACGVRYKSGRLFPEYRPAASPTFVPSIHSNSHKKVVEMRINASQKCATEGAATSSSSDGCDLLEYIRRRE; encoded by the exons ATGGAGGACGGCTTGGGTGACCTGTTCGATCACATTGAGGACTTGCTCGATTTCCCCGACGACGTGCTGGGGCTGGCGGAGCCCTGCGGCCATAACGGGGGTCTTCTTCTACCTTCCCTTCCTGTGCCCGCTGCCAACGGGCTTCCAGGTGGCGTTGGAGACGACGCGCTCCACGGCTTCACCACCCGAAGCAACAACAAGTTCAGCGGGGAGGAGCACAAACTCGGCTCA TGTGATGAGCTTGACATCGTGCAGCTTGAATGGATGTCCAAATTCCTCGACGACTCTGATTCCTTCTCCCTCGACCTCCCGAGCTGCGACGGCATCAACAACAATGCCAATGGCGAAGACAACGGTGTCCAAACAAAAGCCAGAGGCCACCACTCTTTCTTCCGCACCTCCAGCCCGGTCTCCGTCCTTGAAGCGGACACCATCgggggcggaggcggcggcgactcctactcctcttcctcttcttcttcctcgactTCGGCTTCGTACTCTAACCGCGGCAACGATACAACAATACTGCTTCCTCCTCTCAGTCCGCCGGAGCCGCCTTCGGTTTTGGTGGTTCCCGCCCGCGCACGCAGCAAGCGCCCGCGCCCCGCCACCTTCTCGCCTCGTCACCACGTCGCCGCCCCCTACCTGCCACCATCCTCAGACGCGGTCCCCGTCCCCAACCCGCtctccgcagccacctcctcagaCCCCGAGAGCATCGGCGAGACCTGCCCCGCGCCTCCTCccccgaagaagaagaagtgcaAGAAGAAGAGCCCGGCCACGGCCGCGACCGCCGACGGCGAGGAATCGGGGCCGCCTCCCCCGGTGAGGAAGTGCATGCACTGCGAGATACAGAAGACCCCGCAGTGGAGAGCTGGCCCAATGGGGCCTAAGACTCTCTGCAACGCCTGCGGCGTCCGGTACAAGTCCGGGCGGCTCTTCCCGGAGTACCGCCCCGCCGCCAGTCCCACCTTCGTCCCATCCATCCACTCCAACTCCCACAAGAAGGTGGTCGAAATGCGCATCAATGCGAGCCAGAAGTGCGCCACCGAGGGCGCTGCCACATCCTCCTCCTCCGACGGCTGCGATCTCCTCGAGTACATTCGCCGGCGGGAGtga
- the LOC135648363 gene encoding GATA transcription factor 8-like isoform X2, with protein MEDGLGDLFDHIEDLLDFPDDVLGLAEPCGHNGGLLLPSLPVPAANGLPGGVGDDALHGFTTRSNNKFSGEEHKLGSLEWMSKFLDDSDSFSLDLPSCDGINNNANGEDNGVQTKARGHHSFFRTSSPVSVLEADTIGGGGGGDSYSSSSSSSSTSASYSNRGNDTTILLPPLSPPEPPSVLVVPARARSKRPRPATFSPRHHVAAPYLPPSSDAVPVPNPLSAATSSDPESIGETCPAPPPPKKKKCKKKSPATAATADGEESGPPPPVRKCMHCEIQKTPQWRAGPMGPKTLCNACGVRYKSGRLFPEYRPAASPTFVPSIHSNSHKKVVEMRINASQKCATEGAATSSSSDGCDLLEYIRRRE; from the exons ATGGAGGACGGCTTGGGTGACCTGTTCGATCACATTGAGGACTTGCTCGATTTCCCCGACGACGTGCTGGGGCTGGCGGAGCCCTGCGGCCATAACGGGGGTCTTCTTCTACCTTCCCTTCCTGTGCCCGCTGCCAACGGGCTTCCAGGTGGCGTTGGAGACGACGCGCTCCACGGCTTCACCACCCGAAGCAACAACAAGTTCAGCGGGGAGGAGCACAAACTCGGCTCA CTTGAATGGATGTCCAAATTCCTCGACGACTCTGATTCCTTCTCCCTCGACCTCCCGAGCTGCGACGGCATCAACAACAATGCCAATGGCGAAGACAACGGTGTCCAAACAAAAGCCAGAGGCCACCACTCTTTCTTCCGCACCTCCAGCCCGGTCTCCGTCCTTGAAGCGGACACCATCgggggcggaggcggcggcgactcctactcctcttcctcttcttcttcctcgactTCGGCTTCGTACTCTAACCGCGGCAACGATACAACAATACTGCTTCCTCCTCTCAGTCCGCCGGAGCCGCCTTCGGTTTTGGTGGTTCCCGCCCGCGCACGCAGCAAGCGCCCGCGCCCCGCCACCTTCTCGCCTCGTCACCACGTCGCCGCCCCCTACCTGCCACCATCCTCAGACGCGGTCCCCGTCCCCAACCCGCtctccgcagccacctcctcagaCCCCGAGAGCATCGGCGAGACCTGCCCCGCGCCTCCTCccccgaagaagaagaagtgcaAGAAGAAGAGCCCGGCCACGGCCGCGACCGCCGACGGCGAGGAATCGGGGCCGCCTCCCCCGGTGAGGAAGTGCATGCACTGCGAGATACAGAAGACCCCGCAGTGGAGAGCTGGCCCAATGGGGCCTAAGACTCTCTGCAACGCCTGCGGCGTCCGGTACAAGTCCGGGCGGCTCTTCCCGGAGTACCGCCCCGCCGCCAGTCCCACCTTCGTCCCATCCATCCACTCCAACTCCCACAAGAAGGTGGTCGAAATGCGCATCAATGCGAGCCAGAAGTGCGCCACCGAGGGCGCTGCCACATCCTCCTCCTCCGACGGCTGCGATCTCCTCGAGTACATTCGCCGGCGGGAGtga
- the LOC103998566 gene encoding uncharacterized protein LOC103998566 isoform X1 has protein sequence MSWRLLGASEDTFLSPRFHISHCSQDRCFDRGLLRGPNTRSGDLLEGMLNDYVAGKSSAKMRAPKIASSSLVATLTCLQFAFAMYATFLLYYMSPSVDLRSKADFSWATRIAQHWKQFIGHPHVMSSIQDIPAVVDSPAAVCEFEQIDFSQKKSDDALMIKLKRELYDEVLAFQKANSGTESLAELTRMKSKWSRGGPNIPKITVILNHFKRKTLCAQLDSLLNQTLPFHHLWVLSFGSPNEVSLRRIVESYNNSRISFISSSYDFKYYGRFQMALQTEADFVYILDDDMIPGKKMLEILSHVGGTDKYRNSVLGSIGRILPFRQKDFTFPSYRKFLSKEAGLYLPDPAYDITVERIVQVDFLSSSWFLSADLVKTLFVETPFTFMTGEDLHLSYQLRKYRDAGSYVLPIDPSDKDTWGDSEHRLAYVSETTVIFKDVVRVRDDQWWRALSAGYVTQWAAMYPQKIDALFYAHSLGEVRALAPLLEKFRTTVGRKAYIVVSGGSFCSCQEAVTVLRWPENVCRERRFKIFDLEIGAISGASNSEVPVVQAVYSSLKGLLKIHNPSLLIAVDDVDQKVKNALKMAAEGTANVTALVLLPRAAVPKVLWMADLRPIALPSWNRMRITVNVITQNRATSLRRLLGSLQNAYYLGDEVRLSFNMDSKVDQETLKVVGSFRWAQGPKFIRRRIIHGGLIRAVSESWYPSDDDDFGLLLEDDIEVSPYYYVWIKYALLSYHYDPQVSLPELASISLYTPRLVEVVKERPKWNATEFFKKIHPNTPYLHQLPCSWGAVFFPKHWREFYAYMNARFTEDAKQNPVQIPKSRTNGWQASWKKFLIDMMYLRGYVSLYPNFPNQASFSTNHMEPGAHISAKDNVVKHNKEDFEVPLMKAEFTKLLPAGKLPPANKLPVLNLFNQAVSLKALKAAGAKLRQDLISCDEAEIVTVDHSTGLPRNCTRF, from the exons ATGAGCTGGAGATTACTGGGAGCCAGTGAAGATACTTTCCTCTCACCTAGATTCCAT ATCTCCCACTGCTCTCAAGATCGCTGCTTTGATAGGGGATTATTACGGGGTCCAAACACGAGAAGCGGAGACTTGTTGGAGGGGATGCTCAACGACTATGTCGCTGGCAAGTCTTCGGCCAAGATGAGGGCTCCTAAGATTGCCTCCTCTAGCCTTGTTGCGACGCTCACCTGCCTCCAGTTCGCCTTCGCCATGTACGCCACCTTCCTCCTCTACTACATGAGCCCCTCCGTCGACCTGCGCAGCAAGGCGGACTTCTCCTGGGCCACCCGCATCGCCCAGCACTGGAAGCAATTCATCGGCCACCCGCATGTGATGTCGAGCATCCAAGACATCCCCGCCGTCGTCGACTCGCCCGCTGCGGTCTGCGAGTTCGAACAGATTGATTTCTCGCAGAAGAAATCGGACGACGCACTGATGATCAAGCTGAAGAGGGAGCTCTACGACGAGGTGTTGGCGTTCCAGAAGGCAAACTCGGGGACCGAGTCCCTCGCGGAGCTCACGAGGATGAAGTCCAAGTGGAGCCGCGGCGGCCCCAACATCCCCAAGATCACTGTGATCTTGAACCATTTCAAGAGGAAGACGCTGTGTGCTCAGCTGGATTCGTTGCTGAACCAGACACTGCCGTTTCATCATCTCTGGGTGCTCTCTTTCGGCAGCCCAAACGAGGTCTCACTGAGACGAATCGTGGAGAGCTACAACAATTCGAGGATCAGCTTCATCAGTTCAAGCTACGACTTCAAGTACTACGGGAGGTTTCAGATGGCCCTACAGACTGAAGCCGACTTCGTGTATATTCTGGATGACGACATGATTCCTGGCAAGAAGATGCTGGAGATACTGTCCCATGTCGGAGGGACAGACAAGTACAGGAACTCGGTTCTCGGCAGCATCGGAAGGATCTTGCCTTTCCGGCAGAAGGACTTCACATTTCCAAGTTACAGGAAGTTCCTGTCTAAGGAAGCAGGACTGTATCTTCCCGATCCTGCTTACGATATCACCGTCGAAAGGATCGTGCAGGTTGACTTCTTGTCAAGTTCTTGGTTTCTGTCCGCAGATCTCGTCAAGACGTTGTTCGTGGAGACGCCATTTACTTTCATGACCGGTGAAGACCTGCATCTCAG CTATCAGCTTCGGAAGTACAGAGACGCAGGATCGTACGTGCTGCCCATAGATCCCAGTGACAAGGACACATGGGGTGACAGTGAGCACAGACTCGCATATGTTTCCGAGACCACCGTCATCTTCAAGGATGTTGTCCGAGTCCGGGATGACCAATGGTGGCGTGCCTTGTCCGCCGGTTATGTCACTCAGTGGGCTGCCATGTACCCTCAGAAAATAGACGCTCTGTTCTACGCCCATTCCCTCGGTGAAGTGAGAGCCCTTGCCCCTCTTCTCGAGAAGTTCCGTACGACTGTAGGAAGGAAAGCCTACATCGTCGTCTCCGGTGGGAGTTTCTGCTCTTGCCAAGAAGCTGTGACTGTTCTCAGGTGGCCGGAGAACGTTTGCAGGGAGAGGAGGTTCAAGATCTTCGACCTGGAAATCGGAGCGATCTCAGGGGCGTCGAACTCGGAGGTTCCGGTGGTGCAGGCGGTGTACTCCAGCCTGAaggggcttctcaagatccacaaCCCAAGTTTGCTGATCGCAGTCGATGATGTCGATCAAAAAGTGAAGAACGCGCTAAAGATGGCTGCCGAGGGCACTGCAAACGTCACCGCTCTGGTTCTTCTTCCCAGGGCTGCTGTGCCAAAGGTTCTATGGATGGCTGATCTGCGACCGATTGCATTGCCGA GTTGGAACCGGATGCGGATCACTGTGAACGTCATCACCCAGAACCGTGCAACCTCTCTTCGGAGACTTCTTGGATCTCTCCAGAATGCGTATTATCTCGGCGACGAGGTGCGTCTCAGCTTCAACATGGACAGCAAGGTCGACCAGGAGACGCTCAAGGTGGTCGGGTCCTTTCGATGGGCACAGGGGCCAAAGTTCATTCGCCGTAGGATCATCCATGGCGGGCTGATCCGAGCCGTGAGCGAGAGCTGGTACCCCTCCGACGACGACGACTTCGGCCTCCTGCTCGAAGATGACATCGAGGTCTCTCCCTACTACTACGTGTGGATCAAGTACGCACTGTTGTCCTACCACTACGACCCCCAAGTCTCCCTCCCGGAGCTCGCATCCATCTCCCTGTACACACCCCGGCTGGTGGAGGTGGTGAAAGAGAGGCCCAAATGGAACGCCACCGAGTTCTTCAAGAAGATCCACCCCAACACACCGTATCTGCACCAGCTCCCCTGCAGTTGGGGGGCCGTGTTCTTCCCCAAGCACTGGAGGGAGTTCTACGCCTACATGAACGCAAGGTTCACCGAGGACGCCAAGCAGAACCCGGTGCAGATCCCCAAGTCGAGGACCAACGGGTGGCAGGCGTCGTGGAAGAAGTTTCTCATCGACATGATGTACCTGCGAGGTTACGTCAGCCTCTACCCCAACTTCCCAAACCAAGCAAGCTTCTCGACCAACCACATGGAGCCCGGCGCGCACATCAGCGCAAAGGACAACGTGGTGAAGCATAACAAGGAGGACTTCGAGGTGCCATTGATGAAGGCCGAGTTCACCAAGTTGCTACCTGCAGGGAAGCTGCCTCCGGCTAACAAGTTGCCGGTGCTCAACCTGTTCAACCAGGCGGTGTCTTTGAAAGCCTTGAAGGCAGCGGGTGCGAAGCTTCGGCAGGATCTGATCAGCTGCGACGAGGCGGAGATCGTCACGGTGGATCACAGCACTGGTTTGCCCAGGAATTGCACGAGGTTCTGA
- the LOC103998566 gene encoding uncharacterized protein LOC103998566 isoform X2 yields the protein MLNDYVAGKSSAKMRAPKIASSSLVATLTCLQFAFAMYATFLLYYMSPSVDLRSKADFSWATRIAQHWKQFIGHPHVMSSIQDIPAVVDSPAAVCEFEQIDFSQKKSDDALMIKLKRELYDEVLAFQKANSGTESLAELTRMKSKWSRGGPNIPKITVILNHFKRKTLCAQLDSLLNQTLPFHHLWVLSFGSPNEVSLRRIVESYNNSRISFISSSYDFKYYGRFQMALQTEADFVYILDDDMIPGKKMLEILSHVGGTDKYRNSVLGSIGRILPFRQKDFTFPSYRKFLSKEAGLYLPDPAYDITVERIVQVDFLSSSWFLSADLVKTLFVETPFTFMTGEDLHLSYQLRKYRDAGSYVLPIDPSDKDTWGDSEHRLAYVSETTVIFKDVVRVRDDQWWRALSAGYVTQWAAMYPQKIDALFYAHSLGEVRALAPLLEKFRTTVGRKAYIVVSGGSFCSCQEAVTVLRWPENVCRERRFKIFDLEIGAISGASNSEVPVVQAVYSSLKGLLKIHNPSLLIAVDDVDQKVKNALKMAAEGTANVTALVLLPRAAVPKVLWMADLRPIALPSWNRMRITVNVITQNRATSLRRLLGSLQNAYYLGDEVRLSFNMDSKVDQETLKVVGSFRWAQGPKFIRRRIIHGGLIRAVSESWYPSDDDDFGLLLEDDIEVSPYYYVWIKYALLSYHYDPQVSLPELASISLYTPRLVEVVKERPKWNATEFFKKIHPNTPYLHQLPCSWGAVFFPKHWREFYAYMNARFTEDAKQNPVQIPKSRTNGWQASWKKFLIDMMYLRGYVSLYPNFPNQASFSTNHMEPGAHISAKDNVVKHNKEDFEVPLMKAEFTKLLPAGKLPPANKLPVLNLFNQAVSLKALKAAGAKLRQDLISCDEAEIVTVDHSTGLPRNCTRF from the exons ATGCTCAACGACTATGTCGCTGGCAAGTCTTCGGCCAAGATGAGGGCTCCTAAGATTGCCTCCTCTAGCCTTGTTGCGACGCTCACCTGCCTCCAGTTCGCCTTCGCCATGTACGCCACCTTCCTCCTCTACTACATGAGCCCCTCCGTCGACCTGCGCAGCAAGGCGGACTTCTCCTGGGCCACCCGCATCGCCCAGCACTGGAAGCAATTCATCGGCCACCCGCATGTGATGTCGAGCATCCAAGACATCCCCGCCGTCGTCGACTCGCCCGCTGCGGTCTGCGAGTTCGAACAGATTGATTTCTCGCAGAAGAAATCGGACGACGCACTGATGATCAAGCTGAAGAGGGAGCTCTACGACGAGGTGTTGGCGTTCCAGAAGGCAAACTCGGGGACCGAGTCCCTCGCGGAGCTCACGAGGATGAAGTCCAAGTGGAGCCGCGGCGGCCCCAACATCCCCAAGATCACTGTGATCTTGAACCATTTCAAGAGGAAGACGCTGTGTGCTCAGCTGGATTCGTTGCTGAACCAGACACTGCCGTTTCATCATCTCTGGGTGCTCTCTTTCGGCAGCCCAAACGAGGTCTCACTGAGACGAATCGTGGAGAGCTACAACAATTCGAGGATCAGCTTCATCAGTTCAAGCTACGACTTCAAGTACTACGGGAGGTTTCAGATGGCCCTACAGACTGAAGCCGACTTCGTGTATATTCTGGATGACGACATGATTCCTGGCAAGAAGATGCTGGAGATACTGTCCCATGTCGGAGGGACAGACAAGTACAGGAACTCGGTTCTCGGCAGCATCGGAAGGATCTTGCCTTTCCGGCAGAAGGACTTCACATTTCCAAGTTACAGGAAGTTCCTGTCTAAGGAAGCAGGACTGTATCTTCCCGATCCTGCTTACGATATCACCGTCGAAAGGATCGTGCAGGTTGACTTCTTGTCAAGTTCTTGGTTTCTGTCCGCAGATCTCGTCAAGACGTTGTTCGTGGAGACGCCATTTACTTTCATGACCGGTGAAGACCTGCATCTCAG CTATCAGCTTCGGAAGTACAGAGACGCAGGATCGTACGTGCTGCCCATAGATCCCAGTGACAAGGACACATGGGGTGACAGTGAGCACAGACTCGCATATGTTTCCGAGACCACCGTCATCTTCAAGGATGTTGTCCGAGTCCGGGATGACCAATGGTGGCGTGCCTTGTCCGCCGGTTATGTCACTCAGTGGGCTGCCATGTACCCTCAGAAAATAGACGCTCTGTTCTACGCCCATTCCCTCGGTGAAGTGAGAGCCCTTGCCCCTCTTCTCGAGAAGTTCCGTACGACTGTAGGAAGGAAAGCCTACATCGTCGTCTCCGGTGGGAGTTTCTGCTCTTGCCAAGAAGCTGTGACTGTTCTCAGGTGGCCGGAGAACGTTTGCAGGGAGAGGAGGTTCAAGATCTTCGACCTGGAAATCGGAGCGATCTCAGGGGCGTCGAACTCGGAGGTTCCGGTGGTGCAGGCGGTGTACTCCAGCCTGAaggggcttctcaagatccacaaCCCAAGTTTGCTGATCGCAGTCGATGATGTCGATCAAAAAGTGAAGAACGCGCTAAAGATGGCTGCCGAGGGCACTGCAAACGTCACCGCTCTGGTTCTTCTTCCCAGGGCTGCTGTGCCAAAGGTTCTATGGATGGCTGATCTGCGACCGATTGCATTGCCGA GTTGGAACCGGATGCGGATCACTGTGAACGTCATCACCCAGAACCGTGCAACCTCTCTTCGGAGACTTCTTGGATCTCTCCAGAATGCGTATTATCTCGGCGACGAGGTGCGTCTCAGCTTCAACATGGACAGCAAGGTCGACCAGGAGACGCTCAAGGTGGTCGGGTCCTTTCGATGGGCACAGGGGCCAAAGTTCATTCGCCGTAGGATCATCCATGGCGGGCTGATCCGAGCCGTGAGCGAGAGCTGGTACCCCTCCGACGACGACGACTTCGGCCTCCTGCTCGAAGATGACATCGAGGTCTCTCCCTACTACTACGTGTGGATCAAGTACGCACTGTTGTCCTACCACTACGACCCCCAAGTCTCCCTCCCGGAGCTCGCATCCATCTCCCTGTACACACCCCGGCTGGTGGAGGTGGTGAAAGAGAGGCCCAAATGGAACGCCACCGAGTTCTTCAAGAAGATCCACCCCAACACACCGTATCTGCACCAGCTCCCCTGCAGTTGGGGGGCCGTGTTCTTCCCCAAGCACTGGAGGGAGTTCTACGCCTACATGAACGCAAGGTTCACCGAGGACGCCAAGCAGAACCCGGTGCAGATCCCCAAGTCGAGGACCAACGGGTGGCAGGCGTCGTGGAAGAAGTTTCTCATCGACATGATGTACCTGCGAGGTTACGTCAGCCTCTACCCCAACTTCCCAAACCAAGCAAGCTTCTCGACCAACCACATGGAGCCCGGCGCGCACATCAGCGCAAAGGACAACGTGGTGAAGCATAACAAGGAGGACTTCGAGGTGCCATTGATGAAGGCCGAGTTCACCAAGTTGCTACCTGCAGGGAAGCTGCCTCCGGCTAACAAGTTGCCGGTGCTCAACCTGTTCAACCAGGCGGTGTCTTTGAAAGCCTTGAAGGCAGCGGGTGCGAAGCTTCGGCAGGATCTGATCAGCTGCGACGAGGCGGAGATCGTCACGGTGGATCACAGCACTGGTTTGCCCAGGAATTGCACGAGGTTCTGA